The Papaver somniferum cultivar HN1 chromosome 3, ASM357369v1, whole genome shotgun sequence genome includes a region encoding these proteins:
- the LOC113356711 gene encoding pre-mRNA-processing protein 40A-like, producing the protein MTSNSQSSGTQPLWPPIVGSAGPPQNFGPPMSMQFRPVGSQQQGQPFIPPGSEQFRPVGQGMPVPNVGPSPQNQQLPFPPSMHQLHQRPGQPGHGPQPSQAIQMPFMQQNRPITSESPQPHQNNQHMPGVGGSGMPPSSYTFAPSPYGQSQNNINASSHYQPISQMHTGVAPASGQTWLPSGPVATAMQGQQSSATPAAVPATNLQPNPSIQLSSDWQEHTSTDGRRYYYNKKTKQSSWEKPVELMTPIERADASTDWKEFTNSDGRKYYYNKVTKLSKWTIPEELKLAREQAEREASQGAQSESASLSQPQESLTIPLPEASIPSSVPSGTTTSPVSVAPIVAVANQPTIAASGSPSLPVLSANAAGVQSPVAAVTTLSNSTSRDGGVPVATTPATSTSDIANSLDGGASVQDLEEARKGMAVAGKINVTLSKEKAVEEETLVYANKQEAKIAFKALLESANVESDWNWEQAMRVIINDKRYGALKTLGERKQAFNEYLGQRKKQEAEERRVRQKKAREEFAKMLEESKELTSSTRWPKAMIMFEDDERYKAVDRARDREDIFENFTLDLQKKEKAKAQEEHKKNITEYKQFLESCDFIKPSSQWRKVQDRLEDDERCSRLEKIDRLDIFQEYIRELEKEEEEQRRIQKEQLRRAERKNRDEFRKLMEEHVAAGDLTAKTHWRTYCMKVKDLPAYMAVSSNTSGSTPKDLFEDVAEELEKQYRDDKTRVKDALKLGKITMSSALTYEEFKAAIAEDLNSVSDINLQLVFEELQERIKEKEEKEAKKRQRLADDFSDLLHSIKDITTSSNWEDCKPLFEDSQEYRSIAEESDKKELFEDYIRLLQEKAKEKERKRDEEKAKKEKERDDKEKRKEKDRKEKERERDRDKERERSKKDDTESDTVDASDVKEERKRDKDKDRKHRKRHQSGADDMSSEKEEKDDSKKSRRHSSSRKKSRKHAYTPDSDSEGGHKRHRKDHRDGSRRNGTNEELEDGELGEDGEIRANKAQP; encoded by the exons ATGACCAGTAATTCACAATCGTCTGGGACCCAG cCGCTTTGGCCTCCGATTGTTGGATCAGCTGGTCCTCCTCAGAACTTTGGCCCACCCATGTCTATGCAG TTTCGGCCCGTTGGTTCTCAACAACAAGGACAGCCTTTTATTCCTCCAGGGTCTGAACAGTTTCGGCCTGTTGGTCAGGGAATGCCTGTACCAAATGTTGGACCGTCTCCTCAGAATCAGCAGCTCCCTTTTCCTCCATCAATGCATCAGTTACATCAAAGACCTGGTCAGCCAGGTCATGGTCCACAGCCATCACAAGCAATTCAGATGCCATTCATGCAGCAAAACCGGCCTATTACATCAGAGTCGCCTCAGCCTCACCAAAACAACCAGCATATGCCAGGTGTAGGTGGCAGTGGGATGCCTCCTTCCTCATATACT TTCGCACCATCTCCCTATGGCCAGTCTCAAAATAACATTAACGCATCATCACATTACCAGCCAATCTCTCAAATGCATACAGGGGTTGCACCTGCTAGTGGACAAACTTGGTTGCCATCTGGACCTGTTGCCACAGCAATGCAGGGCCAGCAATCATCTGCTACACCTGCTGCAGTTCCA GCAACAAATCTTCAACCAAATCCCTCCATTCAGTTATCATCAGATTGGCAAGAACACACGTCTACTGATGGCAGAAG GTATTATTATAACAAGAAGACAAAGCAGTCTAGTTGGGAAAAGCCTGTTGAACTAATGACACCAATTGAG AGAGCTGATGCATCCACTGATTGGAAGGAGTTCACTAATTCAGATGGAAGGAA GTATTATTACAATAAGGTTACCAAGCTATCTAAATGGACAATACCTGAAGAATTGAAG TTGGCTCGCGAGCAAGCAGAGAGAGAAGCCAGTCAAGGGGCTCAGTCAGAAAGTGCTTCGCTTTCTCAACCCCAAGAGTCTCTCACTATTCCGTTGCCCGAAGCATCTATACCATCATCTGTACCATCTGGGACAACAACAAGCCCTGTTTCTGTTGCACCAATTGTTGCCGTTGCAAATCAACCCACTATTGCAGCTTCTGGATCACCATCCCTTCCTGTTCTGTCAGCAAATGCTGCTGGAGTTCAATCTCCAGTTGCAGCTGTCACTACCTTATCTAATTCTACTTCCAGAGATGGTGGAGTTCCAGTTGCCACTACACCAGCTAC GAGTACTTCAGATATTGCAAATTCTTTAGATGGTGGAGCTTCTGTCCAAGATTTAGAG GAAGCAAGAAAAGGAATGGCAGTTGCTGGGAAAATTAATGTTACCCTATCCAAGGAGAAGGCAGTTGAAGAAGAAACCTTGGTTTATGCAAATAAACAG GAAGCTAAAATTGCATTTAAAGCGCTCTTGGAATCTGCAAATGTGGAATCTGACTGGAACTGGGAGCAG GCTATGAGAGTAATAATAAATGACAAAAGATATGGCGCCTTAAAAACACTTGGGGAGCGGAAGCAAGCGTTTAATGAG TACTTGGGTCAGAGGAAAAAGCAAGAGGCTGAGGAAAGGCGTGTTAGACAAAAAAAGGCTCGGGAGGAATTTGCCAAAATGTTGGAA GAATCAAAAGAGCTTACATCATCCACAAGATGGCC CAAAGCTATGATAATGTTTGAGGATGATGAGCGGTATAAAGCTGTTGACCGAGCCAGAGACCGTGAagatatttttgaaaattttacgcTGGACCTACAGAAGAAG GAAAAGGCAAAAGCACAGGAGGAGCACAAGAAGAATATAACGGAGTACAAACAATTCCTGGAATCTTGTGATTTTATTAAA CCCAGCAGCCAATGGCGGAAAGTTCAGGATCGCCTAGAGGATGATGAAAGGTGCTCACGGCTTGAAAAAATTGACCGCTTAGACATCTTTCAG GAATATATACGGGAATTAGAGAAAGAGGAGGAAGAGCAGAGGAGGATTCAGAAG GAGCAATTGAGACGTGCTGAGCGTAAAAACCGCGATGAGTTCCGCAAGTTGATGGAGGAGCATGTTGCTGCTGGCGATCTCACAGCTAAAACTCACTGGCGCACCTATTGCATGAAG gtAAAGGATTTACCAGCTTATATGGCTGTATCATCGAACACGTCTGGTTCAACACCAAAGGATTTGTTTGAAGATGTTGCCGAAGAGCTGGAGAAACAG TACCGAGATGATAAAACTCGGGTGAAAGATGCTCTGAAGTTGGGAAAG aTTACTATGTCGTCTGCTTTGACTTATGAAGAGTTCAAGGCTGCTATTGCGGAGGATCTGAACTCTGTATCAGATATTAACTTGCAG CTTGTATTTGAAGAGCTGCAGGAAAGGATCAAGGAGAAGGAAGAGAAGGAGGCTAAAAAGCGTCAACGTCTGGCTGATGACTTCTCTGATCTATTACACTCAATTAAG GATATAACAACATCTTCAAATTGGGAGGATTGCAAGCCACTATTTGAAGACAGCCAAGAGTATAG ATCCATTGCAGAAGAGAGCGATAAGAAGGAGCTATTTGAGGACTACATTAGACTTTTGCAAGAAAAGGCTAAAGAGAAGGAACGGAAACGCGACGAAGAGAAG gcaaagaaagaaaaagaaagagatgataaagagaaaaggaaagagaaagaCAGAAAGGAGAAGGAGAGAGAACGCGATAGGGATAAGGAGAGGGAACGCTCTAAGAAGGATGATACAGAGAGCGACACTGTTGATGCATCTGATGTGAAGGAGGAGAGAAAAAGGGACAAGGATAAGGATAGGAAACACCGAAAGCGACATCAAAGTGGGGCAGATGACATGAGTTCTGAGAAGGAGGAGAAAGATGATTCAAAGAAATCACGAAGACATAGTAGTTCTAGGAAAAAATCAAGAAAG CATGCATACACGCCTGATTCGGATAGTGAAGGTGGGCACAAGAGACATCGGAAAGATCATAGAGATGGCTCCCGCAGAAATGGCACTAAT